A region of the Pricia mediterranea genome:
AAAATCGTGAATTTTCTCAAGGACACTGGACCAAGTTGTACCAGAATGTGATAAAGAATACAGGGGATATCACTGCCCAGTTACTGGCAGACGATGCCCCTAACCGACCAAACCTCTTGAACATGACGCGGCTCGTAGAGGCTTTGGCCTTTATGATTCTTACCGACGAGCATGGCGATGTGCCCTATTTCGAGGCCGGCAAAGGTCTATCAGATCAGATAGTGTTGCCTGCTTACACACCTCAAGAGGAAATTTACAAAGATTTAATTAATGTGGTTAAGAACGCAACTGCTGATTTGAGCAACAGCGCGCCCCCCGAAAACGGGGAAGTGATGTATTCAGGGGATATCAATAAATGGAAGCGTTTCGGCAATTCCCTATTGTTGCGTATTGGTATGCGGCTCACAGAAGTTGATCTGGCATTGGCCGAGCAAACGGTAAAGGAGGCATTTGCGGGCGGGGTAATGCTTTCGAATGACGATAATTACGTAATACGCCATGACAGCAATTACACTAATAACGCAGGGTCGACCTTAAATGCAACGGAGGCCAATAATTATTATATGGTAGATTCTTTCGTTGATTTTTTAAAGGATTCAGGAGACCCTAGATTACAATCCATTGCGATACGATATATTGGTGCCAAGTCTGGACCGGAGCAGACCCAGGAAATCGGATCGACCGACCCCGATGACCAGATCGGTATGCCTATGGGCTATGACAATTCGACGATAGTCGGCGTTGCGGCGGATATGAACCTGGCCAGTTTT
Encoded here:
- a CDS encoding SusD/RagB family nutrient-binding outer membrane lipoprotein — its product is MTKYTAFAVLILFFSCDKNFEEINTNEVDPTSASVDPVFLLNNAIINTSTSGTQLNFDLGIVQQVISPNSGVLTGANYNQENREFSQGHWTKLYQNVIKNTGDITAQLLADDAPNRPNLLNMTRLVEALAFMILTDEHGDVPYFEAGKGLSDQIVLPAYTPQEEIYKDLINVVKNATADLSNSAPPENGEVMYSGDINKWKRFGNSLLLRIGMRLTEVDLALAEQTVKEAFAGGVMLSNDDNYVIRHDSNYTNNAGSTLNATEANNYYMVDSFVDFLKDSGDPRLQSIAIRYIGAKSGPEQTQEIGSTDPDDQIGMPMGYDNSTIVGVAADMNLASFYAFTQVDRYRFIKQTAPMFMVTHSQTQLLLAEAAVRGWVSGDPADYYAAGVRAHMEQMAAYDPDSAIPTADIDAYLAANPFDASNALEQINDQYWVSSFMNGPEAFANFRRSGFPALTPNPYPAQDITGDFINRITYPTDEIATNNENLSAAVARMGPDNLDTKVWWDK